The proteins below come from a single Piscinibacter gummiphilus genomic window:
- the yihA gene encoding ribosome biogenesis GTP-binding protein YihA/YsxC: MTEQNNSNPSVDTPEDAEKAALAWTHTARFLTTASQLHQLPATELPEIAFVGRSNAGKSTAINTLTQQKQLAFASKTPGRTQHINLFELGPKTAPDALFADLPGYGYAAVAKDAKRRWQKVMADYLELRRSLTGVVLMVDSRLGFTDLDRQLLEFVASRVGNGSVKLLVLLTKADKLNRREANEALETAQSVLGELSTDEADVSMSLFSALKKSGVGDAACVLHDWVHAA; this comes from the coding sequence ATGACCGAACAAAACAATTCCAACCCTTCGGTCGACACACCCGAGGACGCCGAGAAGGCCGCACTGGCCTGGACGCACACCGCGCGTTTCCTCACCACCGCGAGCCAGCTGCACCAGCTGCCTGCCACCGAGCTGCCCGAGATCGCCTTCGTCGGCCGCTCGAATGCCGGCAAGTCGACCGCCATCAACACGCTGACGCAGCAGAAGCAGCTCGCCTTCGCCTCGAAGACGCCGGGCCGCACGCAGCACATCAACCTCTTCGAGCTGGGCCCGAAGACGGCCCCCGACGCCTTGTTCGCCGACTTGCCGGGCTATGGCTACGCCGCGGTGGCCAAGGATGCGAAGCGGCGCTGGCAGAAGGTCATGGCCGATTACCTGGAGCTGCGCCGCAGCCTCACCGGCGTGGTGCTGATGGTCGACTCGCGACTCGGCTTCACCGACCTCGATCGCCAGTTGCTGGAGTTCGTGGCCTCGCGGGTGGGCAACGGTTCGGTCAAGCTGCTGGTGCTCCTGACCAAGGCCGACAAGCTCAACCGCCGCGAGGCGAACGAGGCTCTCGAAACTGCGCAGTCGGTGCTGGGCGAGCTGTCGACCGACGAGGCCGATGTGAGCATGTCGCTCTTCTCGGCGCTCAAGAAATCAGGCGTGGGCGACGCGGCCTGCGTGCTTCACGACTGGGTGCACGCGGCCTGA
- a CDS encoding c-type cytochrome — protein MKPFATLTSLLIACAAGAFFAPAMAATPAAPAKPDPAKGQELSTKVCGACHTADGSRGAPANPILQGQHPEYIVKQLAEFKEGKRANPVMQGMAAPLSDADMKNVAAFYAGVQPKPGFAKSKDTVALGEKIYRGGIAERNVPACSGCHGPTGSGVPSQYPRLRGQHADYTEAQLKAFRDGGRKNSPIMTGVVAKMNDKELKAVSDYIAGMR, from the coding sequence ATGAAGCCCTTCGCCACCTTGACCTCCTTGCTGATTGCTTGCGCTGCGGGTGCCTTCTTCGCACCTGCGATGGCCGCCACCCCGGCCGCCCCCGCCAAGCCCGATCCCGCCAAGGGCCAAGAGCTGTCCACCAAGGTCTGTGGCGCCTGCCACACCGCCGATGGCTCGCGTGGCGCTCCTGCCAACCCCATCCTCCAGGGCCAGCACCCGGAGTACATCGTCAAGCAGCTCGCCGAGTTCAAGGAAGGCAAGCGCGCCAACCCCGTCATGCAGGGCATGGCCGCGCCGCTGTCGGACGCCGACATGAAGAACGTGGCCGCCTTCTACGCTGGCGTGCAACCCAAGCCCGGCTTCGCCAAGAGCAAGGACACCGTCGCCCTGGGCGAGAAGATCTACCGCGGCGGCATCGCCGAGCGCAACGTGCCGGCCTGTTCGGGCTGCCACGGCCCCACCGGCTCGGGCGTGCCCTCGCAGTACCCGCGCCTGCGCGGCCAGCATGCCGACTACACCGAAGCACAGCTCAAGGCCTTCCGCGACGGTGGCCGCAAGAACAGCCCCATCATGACCGGCGTGGTCGCCAAGATGAACGACAAGGAGCTGAAGGCCGTGTCGGACTACATCGCCGGCATGCGCTGA
- the msrP gene encoding protein-methionine-sulfoxide reductase catalytic subunit MsrP, with product MHFHPDRGFQHKAASEITPRDVYERRRELLKLIAVGGGSMALAAWAARDAQAQTARPNKLAALPATRSTIAGGVTMDKLTPYNDVISYNNFYEFGTGKGDPVQNAGKLKTRPWTVAVEGAVKKPKVYDLDELLKLAPMEERIYRLRCVEGWSMVIPWVGYSLSELIKRVEPTGNAKFVEFTTLADDKQMPYLGSHVLDWPYVEGLRLDEAMNPLTLMAFGLYGEVLPNQNGAPLRIAVPWKYGFKSGKSIVKIRFTEKQPNTSWNLAAAQEYGFYSNVNPKVDHPRWSQATERRIGEDGVFAKKRPTLMFNGYEPQVGQLYAGMNLVKNY from the coding sequence ATGCATTTCCATCCCGATCGAGGCTTCCAACACAAGGCCGCCTCCGAGATCACCCCGCGCGACGTCTACGAGCGCCGCCGCGAGCTGCTCAAGCTGATCGCCGTCGGCGGCGGCAGCATGGCGCTGGCCGCCTGGGCGGCACGCGATGCCCAGGCTCAGACCGCGCGCCCCAACAAGCTGGCCGCCCTGCCCGCCACGCGCAGCACCATTGCCGGCGGCGTGACGATGGACAAGCTCACGCCCTACAACGACGTCATCAGCTACAACAATTTCTACGAGTTCGGCACCGGCAAGGGCGATCCGGTGCAAAACGCCGGCAAGCTCAAGACGCGCCCGTGGACGGTGGCCGTTGAAGGCGCGGTGAAGAAGCCCAAGGTCTACGACCTCGACGAGCTGCTCAAGCTCGCCCCGATGGAAGAGCGCATCTACCGCCTGCGCTGCGTCGAAGGCTGGTCGATGGTGATTCCGTGGGTGGGCTATTCGCTGTCGGAACTCATCAAGCGCGTCGAGCCCACCGGCAACGCGAAGTTCGTGGAATTCACGACGCTCGCCGACGATAAGCAGATGCCTTACCTCGGCTCGCACGTGCTCGACTGGCCCTATGTGGAAGGCCTGCGCCTCGATGAGGCGATGAACCCGCTCACCTTGATGGCCTTCGGCCTCTACGGCGAGGTGCTGCCCAACCAGAACGGTGCACCGCTGCGCATCGCCGTGCCCTGGAAGTACGGCTTCAAGAGCGGCAAGTCCATCGTCAAGATCCGCTTCACCGAGAAGCAGCCCAACACCTCGTGGAACCTCGCCGCCGCGCAGGAGTACGGCTTCTATTCCAACGTGAACCCGAAGGTCGACCACCCGCGCTGGAGCCAGGCCACCGAGCGGCGGATCGGCGAAGACGGCGTGTTCGCGAAGAAGCGGCCCACGTTGATGTTCAACGGCTACGAGCCGCAGGTGGGGCAGCTCTACGCCGGCATGAACCTGGTCAAGAACTACTGA
- a CDS encoding protein-methionine-sulfoxide reductase heme-binding subunit MsrQ, with protein MPASRSPWLHPAAKPLLFVVCALPFAWLLYGAFADTLGPNPAEALIRGTGDWTLRFLCLTLAITPLRVMTKQPALARFRRMLGLYAFFYAVLHFLSYGWLDMGFDLDAIVRDIPKRPFALVGFLALLLMAPLAATSFNRAIKALGAKRWQWLHKLVYAVVLLGLLHFFWMRASKNNLAEVFVYAVVIALLLGWRIVHALGRKKAG; from the coding sequence ATGCCGGCCAGTCGTTCCCCGTGGCTGCACCCCGCAGCCAAGCCGCTGCTGTTCGTCGTCTGCGCGCTGCCCTTCGCGTGGTTGCTCTACGGTGCGTTTGCCGACACGCTCGGCCCCAACCCCGCCGAGGCGCTGATCCGCGGCACCGGCGACTGGACGCTGCGCTTCCTCTGCCTCACGCTGGCCATCACGCCGCTGCGGGTGATGACGAAGCAACCGGCACTTGCGCGTTTTCGCCGCATGCTGGGGCTCTACGCCTTCTTCTACGCCGTGCTGCACTTCCTGTCGTATGGCTGGCTCGACATGGGCTTCGACCTCGACGCGATCGTGCGCGACATTCCCAAGCGACCGTTCGCGCTGGTCGGCTTCCTCGCGCTGCTGCTGATGGCGCCGCTGGCGGCCACCTCGTTCAACCGCGCGATCAAGGCGCTGGGCGCCAAGCGCTGGCAGTGGCTGCACAAGCTCGTCTACGCGGTCGTGCTGCTGGGCCTGCTGCACTTCTTCTGGATGCGCGCCTCGAAGAACAACCTGGCCGAAGTGTTCGTCTACGCTGTGGTCATCGCCCTGCTCCTGGGCTGGCGCATCGTGCATGCGCTCGGGCGCAAAAAAGCGGGCTGA